One part of the Aspergillus fumigatus Af293 chromosome 7, whole genome shotgun sequence genome encodes these proteins:
- a CDS encoding putative polyketide synthase, whose amino-acid sequence MTTMSDKLEPLAIVGMKWRFSGEANSASGFWDVLTNARSAKSRIQADRFNVDAHYHPSADRNGSIIKEGHFLKEGIAASMRPSSQWQQRRQRAWTLSIAFFWRSLMRRLRMLGLSRDADRIPWLAALLETEIHTMSRTCQLVVVPACWRPDLS is encoded by the exons ATGACCACGATGAGCGACAAGCTGGAGCCCCTTGCAATTGTTGGCATGAAGTGGCGGTTCTCTGGCGAGGCGAACTCAGCCAGCGGCTTTTGGGATGTTCTTACCAATGCGAGATCAGCTAAATCTCGCATCCAAGCGGATCGCTTCAACGTCGACGCACACTATCATCCATCAGCCGATCGGAATGGATCA ATCATTAAGGAAGGACACTTCCTGAAAGAGGGCATTGCCGCTTCGATGCGCCCTTCTTCTCAATGGCAGCAGCGGAGGCAGAGAGCATGGACCCTCAGCATCGCATTCTTCTGGAGGTCACTTATGAGGCGTTTAAGAATGCTGG GACTCAGCCGGGATGCCGATCGAATCC CATGGTTGGCTGCTTTACTTGAGACCGAAATCCACACCATGTCCCGTACGTGTCAACTGGTTGTGGTGCCTGCATGCTGGCGACCCGACTTATCGTAG